A genomic region of Leptolyngbya sp. NIES-2104 contains the following coding sequences:
- a CDS encoding TIGR03960 family B12-binding radical SAM protein — MTIAVENLLNTDILRPARYLGNELGAVHKPWTDASVRWVLTYPEIYEVGASNLGHIILYSILNTQPRQLCDRAYLPAPDLAAKLRETNTPLFAVESRRPLTDFDILGFSLSYELGATNILEMLDLAGIPLTWKARSESDPLIFAGGQTATSNPEPYADFFDFVALGDGEELLPEIGLVVEEGKAAGLSREELLLDLAQVPGVYVPRFYDMAPDGSVHPNRPDVPQRILRRVATPIPAYSIGLVPYVQTVHDRLTIEIRRGCTRGCRFCQPGMLTRPARDVEPEEVVDAIEAGMRATGYNEFSLLSLSCSDYLALPAVGVEIKNRLKGENISLSLPSQRVDRFDENIANIIGGTRQTGLTFAPEAGTQRMRDIINKGLTNEELLRGVKTAFEQGWDKIKLYFMIGLPGETDPDVLGIADTIRWLRRECTKQGRRRLDFNVTISNFTPKPHTPFQWHSVSTTEFKRKQALLREAFRSIKGVKINFTDTRISAMEDFVGRGDRRLAPVVQRAWELGAGMDSWWESLEKAFGAWTQAIEEAGVTWKYRQVENGEWNIFEADESSTLDAPLPWDHLDTGIDKKWLKEDLQKALEAAIVPDCSFEGCSHCGVCGVDFGHNIVIPPPEIPGFTGHFEPNQTRAQRLRVRMGKEGEMALLSHLDIMRLFDRAVRRASIPVAFTGGFHPSPRIVPASALPLGVSSSGELVDFELTRSMNVEEFRDQLSAQLPAEIPIYSIEEIDPQQPATAVLLQKAEYRIEVESETEAAWETWIEETLAKSEIWLEQTTKKGKTYPLDVRDRLFDLQVIESTVQKATLQYIGSCQNDGTLLRPEQMITILEQVSGQELHLLTIHRNQLFLA; from the coding sequence GTGACAATTGCAGTTGAAAATCTCTTAAATACTGATATTCTGCGTCCGGCTCGATATCTTGGTAACGAACTCGGAGCCGTTCACAAGCCTTGGACTGATGCGAGTGTTCGATGGGTGTTGACCTATCCCGAAATCTACGAAGTAGGAGCCTCGAACCTCGGTCACATCATTCTTTACAGCATTCTGAATACCCAGCCTCGGCAGTTATGCGATCGAGCTTATCTCCCTGCACCCGATCTCGCCGCCAAACTCCGAGAAACGAACACGCCTCTATTTGCGGTGGAGTCCCGTCGTCCGCTGACTGATTTCGATATTCTCGGATTCAGCTTGAGTTACGAACTCGGCGCGACGAACATTCTCGAAATGCTCGATCTTGCGGGAATTCCCTTGACTTGGAAAGCGCGATCGGAGTCTGATCCCCTCATTTTTGCAGGCGGACAAACCGCAACCTCAAACCCTGAGCCGTATGCTGATTTCTTCGATTTCGTGGCACTGGGTGACGGAGAAGAACTTCTCCCCGAAATCGGCTTAGTCGTCGAAGAAGGCAAAGCCGCAGGATTGAGCCGTGAGGAATTATTGCTTGATCTAGCTCAAGTTCCGGGCGTTTATGTGCCCAGATTCTACGATATGGCTCCAGATGGTTCCGTCCATCCGAATCGTCCAGACGTGCCACAACGGATTCTCAGACGGGTAGCAACTCCGATTCCGGCATATTCGATCGGGCTAGTTCCGTATGTGCAAACAGTACACGATCGATTAACGATCGAAATCCGTCGCGGTTGCACTAGAGGGTGTCGATTCTGCCAGCCGGGAATGTTGACTCGTCCCGCTCGCGATGTCGAACCGGAAGAGGTTGTAGACGCGATCGAGGCGGGTATGAGAGCGACCGGATACAACGAATTTTCGCTGCTGTCCCTCAGTTGCTCGGATTATCTTGCTTTGCCTGCGGTTGGAGTCGAGATCAAAAATCGGCTGAAAGGTGAAAATATTTCGCTCTCCTTACCGAGTCAGAGAGTAGATCGCTTTGATGAAAATATCGCCAATATCATCGGTGGCACTCGTCAAACCGGACTCACGTTCGCGCCCGAAGCTGGAACCCAGAGAATGCGCGACATTATCAATAAAGGTCTGACGAATGAAGAACTACTGCGAGGCGTGAAAACCGCTTTTGAACAAGGTTGGGACAAAATTAAGCTGTATTTCATGATTGGGCTTCCGGGTGAAACCGATCCGGACGTGTTGGGAATTGCAGACACGATTCGCTGGTTGCGTCGGGAATGTACGAAACAAGGACGCAGACGGTTAGATTTCAATGTGACGATTTCTAATTTCACGCCGAAACCTCATACGCCGTTTCAGTGGCACTCGGTTTCGACGACGGAATTTAAGCGGAAACAGGCATTACTCAGAGAAGCATTTCGATCGATCAAAGGCGTGAAAATCAATTTCACCGACACCCGAATCTCAGCAATGGAAGATTTTGTCGGTAGAGGCGATCGACGTTTAGCCCCGGTCGTTCAACGCGCTTGGGAACTTGGTGCAGGAATGGACTCTTGGTGGGAGAGTTTAGAAAAAGCGTTTGGAGCGTGGACGCAAGCGATCGAGGAAGCGGGTGTTACTTGGAAATACCGCCAAGTCGAAAATGGTGAATGGAATATTTTCGAGGCGGATGAATCCAGTACACTCGATGCCCCGTTGCCTTGGGATCACTTGGATACAGGAATTGATAAGAAATGGCTGAAAGAAGATTTACAGAAAGCTCTAGAAGCCGCAATCGTTCCCGATTGTTCGTTTGAAGGCTGTTCTCACTGCGGTGTCTGTGGAGTCGATTTTGGTCACAATATCGTGATTCCGCCGCCTGAAATTCCTGGATTTACAGGACATTTCGAGCCGAACCAGACACGGGCGCAACGCTTACGGGTACGAATGGGGAAAGAAGGGGAAATGGCACTGTTAAGCCATTTAGACATTATGCGATTGTTCGATCGTGCGGTTCGTCGCGCTTCGATTCCAGTCGCATTTACGGGTGGATTTCATCCCTCGCCCCGAATTGTCCCCGCGAGTGCGTTACCGCTTGGGGTCAGTAGCTCCGGAGAACTGGTGGATTTTGAACTGACACGATCGATGAATGTCGAAGAGTTTCGCGATCAGCTTTCTGCCCAACTTCCCGCAGAGATTCCGATTTACTCGATCGAGGAAATTGACCCACAACAACCCGCGACCGCCGTTCTCCTGCAAAAAGCAGAATACCGAATCGAAGTCGAGTCTGAAACCGAAGCAGCCTGGGAGACTTGGATCGAGGAAACTTTGGCAAAATCTGAGATTTGGTTAGAGCAAACCACGAAGAAGGGTAAAACCTACCCGCTCGATGTACGCGATCGCTTATTTGATCTGCAAGTCATTGAGTCAACCGTGCAGAAAGCAACTCTGCAATACATCGGTAGCTGTCAGAATGATGGAACGCTATTACGTCCAGAGCAAATGATTACGATTCTTGAACAAGTTTCTGGACAAGAATTACATCTATTAACGATTCATCGCAATCAGCTATTTTTGGCGTAA
- a CDS encoding Rne/Rng family ribonuclease, with translation MPKQIVIAEQHRIAAVFSEDQIQELIVATGSHQVSDIYLGIVENVLPGIDAAFVNIGDSERNGFIHVSDLGPLRLKRSAGSITELLAPQQKVLVQVMKEPTGNKGPRLTGNISMPGRYLVLMPYGRGVNLSRRIRNENERNRLRALAILIKPAGMGIVIRTEAEGMPEEAIMEDLEALQRQWEAILQEAGSTRAPALLNRDDDFIQKVLRDVYSSDVNRIVVDSHTGLKRVKQQLLNWGGGKSPQGILTEHHRDRISILDYFRVNAAIREALKPRVDLPSGGYIIIERTEALTVIDVNSGSFTRSATARETVLWTNCEAATEIARQLRLRNIAGVIIVDFIDMESRRDQLQVLEHFNKALRSDKAKPQISQLSELGLVELTRKRQGKNIYELFGRPCPTCGGLGHVVHLPGETEPEEGSESLDSRPAARYESTPRRAEPRRDLTPSPAAEAFWEGDDLEGEAGENDLELLHHPSYQERGRSARNRRQRRPRIGEEAPRAEFPRSDAPVREAPPRPSRWEESGTRPNGSTPAPTLVNRSLPEFAPEPAIDAAPVEEAPRENRYEDRRNNRNQRRDRFNKTPAEPPEVVYVEMTPDEQDVYAWMGISPLILSGQEVKNPKSAIVSILLPGEAPPPEAAQSAPTEELTTIDVSSLEEPVEVPVEADFPELAAPEIVAAVETPEPEAASAEEPEEEAPVRRRRRRSSATAGE, from the coding sequence ATGCCAAAGCAAATTGTGATTGCTGAGCAGCATAGAATCGCTGCTGTATTTTCAGAAGATCAGATCCAAGAATTAATTGTTGCTACCGGAAGTCATCAGGTCAGCGACATTTATCTAGGAATCGTCGAAAACGTTCTCCCCGGAATTGATGCCGCATTTGTCAACATCGGTGATTCTGAACGAAATGGATTTATCCACGTTTCAGATTTAGGTCCACTAAGACTAAAGCGATCGGCAGGTTCGATCACAGAACTGCTTGCCCCCCAGCAAAAAGTTCTTGTGCAGGTGATGAAGGAGCCGACCGGAAATAAAGGTCCGCGCCTCACCGGAAATATTTCGATGCCGGGTCGCTATTTAGTGCTGATGCCGTACGGTCGGGGAGTTAATCTCTCCCGCCGAATTCGCAACGAAAATGAGCGAAACCGTCTCAGAGCCTTAGCGATTTTGATTAAACCCGCTGGTATGGGAATTGTGATCCGTACCGAAGCCGAAGGAATGCCCGAAGAGGCAATCATGGAGGACTTAGAAGCCCTTCAGCGGCAGTGGGAAGCGATTTTACAAGAAGCAGGTTCGACTCGTGCACCTGCACTTTTAAATCGCGATGACGACTTTATTCAAAAAGTTCTACGGGATGTTTACAGTTCTGATGTCAATCGAATCGTTGTAGATTCTCACACCGGATTAAAGCGAGTTAAACAACAGTTATTAAACTGGGGTGGGGGGAAATCTCCGCAAGGAATTCTGACCGAGCATCACCGCGATCGTATTTCCATTCTCGATTACTTCCGCGTTAATGCCGCGATTCGAGAAGCCCTCAAACCGAGAGTTGACTTACCTTCTGGCGGTTATATCATCATCGAGCGAACCGAGGCGCTGACTGTAATTGATGTCAACTCTGGATCATTTACGCGATCGGCAACCGCGAGAGAAACGGTACTTTGGACAAACTGCGAAGCGGCAACCGAAATCGCTCGACAGCTTCGTTTAAGAAATATTGCCGGGGTGATCATCGTAGACTTCATCGACATGGAGTCGCGCCGCGATCAGTTGCAAGTTCTGGAGCATTTCAATAAAGCACTGCGATCGGACAAAGCGAAACCGCAAATTTCCCAGCTTTCCGAACTCGGTTTAGTCGAACTCACCCGGAAACGTCAAGGAAAAAACATTTACGAATTGTTCGGTCGTCCCTGTCCAACCTGTGGCGGTTTGGGTCACGTCGTTCATCTGCCAGGTGAAACTGAACCCGAAGAAGGCAGTGAAAGTCTCGATTCCCGTCCTGCCGCTCGATACGAGAGCACTCCCCGACGCGCTGAACCTCGCCGCGATCTGACTCCTTCCCCCGCAGCAGAAGCCTTCTGGGAAGGCGATGATTTAGAAGGGGAGGCAGGCGAAAACGATCTCGAATTGCTGCATCATCCGAGCTATCAAGAACGCGGTCGATCGGCAAGAAATCGTCGTCAACGTCGTCCTCGCATCGGTGAAGAAGCTCCACGCGCTGAGTTTCCGCGCAGTGATGCTCCAGTCCGGGAAGCACCCCCCAGACCGAGCCGTTGGGAAGAGTCCGGCACACGTCCGAATGGCTCAACTCCTGCACCAACGCTAGTGAACCGATCGCTGCCCGAATTCGCACCCGAACCCGCGATCGATGCTGCCCCCGTCGAGGAAGCTCCTCGCGAAAATCGGTACGAAGATCGGCGCAATAATCGCAATCAAAGACGCGATCGGTTCAACAAAACCCCGGCTGAACCCCCAGAAGTGGTTTATGTCGAAATGACTCCAGACGAGCAAGATGTTTACGCTTGGATGGGAATTTCGCCGCTGATCCTGTCGGGTCAGGAAGTGAAGAATCCGAAATCTGCGATCGTGTCGATTCTCCTTCCCGGTGAGGCTCCCCCACCTGAGGCGGCTCAATCTGCACCGACTGAGGAACTAACAACGATCGACGTTTCCTCACTCGAAGAACCCGTCGAAGTGCCCGTCGAAGCGGATTTCCCTGAACTTGCTGCACCTGAAATTGTCGCAGCAGTGGAAACACCAGAACCGGAAGCCGCATCCGCCGAAGAACCAGAGGAAGAAGCCCCGGTCAGAAGAAGAAGAAGACGATCGTCTGCAACCGCAGGCGAGTAA
- a CDS encoding ribonuclease HII, with the protein MPQNPTLEMEQSLWKQGLLRVAGVDEAGLGCLAGPLVAAAVLLPSYCEMIEGVRDSKLLSASARSRLFNPVKENAIAVGVGIATVQEIEQINVLRASYLAMQRALKRIAPYDHALIDGRPIKQADLGSHTAIIDGDATCYAIACASIIAKVRRDRFMQRLAMRYPHYGWERNAGYGTKQHLEAIDQFGITPYHRRTYAPIQKAIEQLELFR; encoded by the coding sequence GTGCCTCAGAATCCGACTTTAGAAATGGAGCAGTCCTTGTGGAAACAGGGACTGCTTCGTGTTGCAGGTGTGGATGAAGCGGGTTTAGGTTGCCTTGCAGGTCCGCTCGTTGCCGCAGCCGTCCTTTTACCGTCTTACTGTGAGATGATCGAAGGTGTTCGAGATTCTAAACTTCTATCTGCGTCCGCTCGATCGCGTCTTTTCAATCCAGTCAAAGAGAACGCGATCGCAGTCGGAGTCGGAATCGCAACTGTCCAAGAGATTGAACAGATCAACGTTCTTCGCGCTTCCTATCTCGCAATGCAACGGGCACTGAAGCGAATTGCACCTTACGATCATGCTTTGATCGATGGTCGCCCGATTAAACAGGCCGATTTAGGTTCACACACTGCAATCATTGATGGTGACGCGACTTGTTACGCGATCGCGTGTGCCTCGATTATTGCGAAAGTGAGACGCGATCGATTTATGCAGCGACTTGCAATGCGATATCCTCACTACGGATGGGAACGCAATGCAGGCTACGGAACGAAACAGCATTTGGAAGCGATCGACCAATTCGGCATCACTCCTTATCACCGTCGAACTTACGCACCGATTCAGAAAGCGATCGAGCAATTAGAGCTTTTTCGCTAG
- a CDS encoding type II toxin-antitoxin system RelE/ParE family toxin has protein sequence MRVVWTEIAINQLQGIYDYIAQTSIAYADQTVDRLTRRSQQIASFPRSGRMVPEFQDDSIREVIENPYRLIYRILPEQIDVIAVVHGSQIL, from the coding sequence GTGAGAGTTGTCTGGACAGAAATAGCCATAAATCAGTTACAAGGCATTTACGATTACATTGCTCAGACCTCAATCGCTTATGCAGATCAGACTGTCGATCGACTAACTCGACGCTCTCAACAAATTGCAAGCTTTCCGCGCTCAGGAAGAATGGTTCCAGAATTTCAAGATGATAGTATCCGCGAAGTGATTGAGAATCCGTACAGGCTGATCTATCGGATTCTGCCGGAGCAAATCGACGTGATTGCAGTCGTACACGGCTCACAGATTCTATAA
- a CDS encoding DUF1997 domain-containing protein produces the protein MDIRFSASLGVDLVVPEQPIHITNYLRQPQRVVNALAASSQIEPMGEDVYRLKMRQLNFMTLCIQPVVDMQVWLTEPATINLKSIACDVRGIEYNRDKFSLDLNGKLAPCQQHGITYLKGKADLVVQVELPPPFTFMPRPLLETAGNGLLMSVLSTIKQRLMQQLLDDYRNWVAVQMENNAPTDSIAVNPLN, from the coding sequence ATGGATATTCGGTTTTCTGCCTCGCTGGGAGTCGATCTGGTTGTTCCAGAACAGCCCATTCATATCACAAATTATTTACGACAGCCGCAACGAGTCGTGAATGCACTTGCCGCATCTAGCCAGATTGAACCGATGGGCGAAGATGTTTACCGACTGAAAATGCGTCAACTTAACTTCATGACGTTGTGTATTCAACCTGTGGTGGATATGCAGGTTTGGTTAACGGAACCTGCAACGATTAATTTAAAGTCGATCGCTTGTGATGTGCGCGGGATTGAGTACAACCGAGACAAGTTTTCATTAGACTTGAACGGAAAACTTGCTCCGTGTCAGCAACATGGAATCACCTATTTGAAGGGAAAAGCTGATTTGGTTGTGCAGGTTGAACTTCCGCCACCATTTACATTTATGCCGCGTCCGCTGCTCGAAACTGCTGGAAATGGCTTGCTGATGAGTGTGTTATCAACGATTAAACAGCGCTTGATGCAGCAATTGTTAGACGATTATCGAAACTGGGTGGCTGTGCAGATGGAAAATAATGCGCCAACTGATTCGATCGCTGTTAATCCTTTGAATTGA
- the pheA gene encoding prephenate dehydratase yields the protein MTQTIAHLGPHGTYTESAALKYLTWLSQTQHDTAFLCPYPSITQTIEAAAKGQAQFAVVPVENSIEGSVTMTLDALWRLDTLRIQHAIVLPIHHALLSIAERLDEIQTVYSHPQALSQCQNWLDRNLPNVQLIAANSTTEALQHLGEDQTIAAISSQRAAQLYSLPILASPINDHPENCTRFLVLSLNASSGGSRTSLAFSVSANQPGVLVKPLQIFAERGINLSRIESRPTKRSLGDYVFFMDLEADSRETAMQSALAELATCTETLKIFGSYNVLPSINSGS from the coding sequence ATGACACAGACGATCGCACATTTAGGACCACACGGAACGTATACAGAATCTGCGGCACTAAAGTATCTAACTTGGCTGTCACAGACTCAACATGATACGGCGTTTCTTTGTCCTTATCCCAGCATTACCCAGACAATTGAAGCTGCCGCCAAAGGTCAAGCACAGTTTGCCGTCGTTCCGGTCGAAAACTCGATCGAAGGAAGTGTAACGATGACGCTCGATGCCCTCTGGCGATTGGACACTCTGAGAATTCAACACGCGATCGTACTTCCGATTCATCATGCGTTGTTATCGATCGCAGAACGTTTAGACGAAATTCAAACCGTTTATTCTCATCCTCAAGCGCTGTCTCAGTGTCAAAATTGGCTCGATCGTAATCTTCCAAACGTTCAGTTAATCGCTGCGAATTCAACCACTGAAGCACTACAGCACTTGGGAGAAGATCAAACGATCGCAGCAATTTCCTCACAAAGAGCCGCACAACTCTACAGCTTGCCGATTCTCGCTTCACCGATTAATGATCATCCAGAAAACTGCACTCGCTTTCTCGTTCTGAGTCTAAACGCTTCGTCGGGTGGAAGTCGGACTTCTCTAGCCTTCAGTGTCAGCGCAAATCAGCCTGGAGTCTTAGTGAAACCACTCCAGATTTTTGCAGAACGAGGAATTAATTTAAGTCGAATTGAATCACGACCGACAAAGCGATCGCTGGGAGATTACGTCTTTTTCATGGATTTAGAAGCAGACAGCCGTGAAACTGCAATGCAATCTGCACTAGCAGAATTAGCAACTTGCACAGAAACATTAAAGATCTTTGGAAGTTATAACGTTCTTCCTTCGATTAATTCAGGTTCTTGA
- a CDS encoding DUF697 domain-containing protein → MSSWQRSLIFGGIGASLSLWFLENLTHTLGDWLPAIVIGSGIAWVALKFQKDDTPKIKVEPVTLNRVQTELVEAKSLLDLLAIESQDLTIDGSAQQLSDLRSQIQSITSDLNRDEIRFAVMGGKSVGKTMLVNLLQHRWAEGISQKLVLQDTPELFAATDGGIIAERDAWKLARSSDVVLFVTNGDLTATEFQAIQKITSVGKRLVLVFNKQDQYLPEVQQTILNHLRERMTGILAPQDVIAIATNPKSLKIRQHRSDGTVKEWLEKPDPQILPLLDRLNQILLNEGQQLVLSSSLSNVTAVQAEAKMALNRVRRDRATPKIDQAQWIVAGTAFANPFPALDLLATAAINGQMVYDLSSLYQRKFTVEQAKTVAATMASVMVKLGLVEVSTQAIASILKTNAITFVAGGLMQGVSAAYLTRMAGLTLIEYFEGQPSGEIKQDVLQQVMQKVFEQNRRLPFLQAFVKQAVDQLVKPTIQASSTPAPEVSKPLDGLPAPQEAPLEIGAKLEDAKPLPPLAVPEPVLVTHQEPELIEGRTL, encoded by the coding sequence ATGTCTAGCTGGCAGCGATCGTTAATTTTCGGTGGTATTGGTGCGTCCCTTTCCCTGTGGTTTTTAGAGAATTTGACGCATACTCTGGGCGATTGGCTTCCCGCGATCGTCATTGGAAGCGGGATTGCTTGGGTGGCGTTGAAATTTCAGAAAGACGACACGCCGAAAATTAAAGTTGAGCCAGTGACATTAAATCGGGTTCAAACCGAATTAGTTGAGGCAAAAAGTTTATTAGATCTGCTGGCGATCGAGTCTCAGGATTTAACGATCGATGGTAGCGCTCAACAATTGTCCGATCTACGATCGCAGATTCAATCCATCACTTCAGATCTTAATCGTGATGAAATTCGCTTTGCGGTCATGGGTGGAAAGTCCGTTGGTAAAACGATGCTCGTGAATCTCTTACAACATCGCTGGGCGGAAGGCATTTCACAGAAATTAGTTTTGCAAGATACGCCAGAATTATTTGCAGCGACCGATGGTGGGATTATTGCAGAAAGAGATGCTTGGAAATTAGCGCGATCGTCGGATGTCGTTCTGTTCGTGACAAATGGCGATTTAACTGCCACTGAATTTCAAGCAATTCAAAAAATCACCTCAGTTGGAAAGCGATTAGTTCTTGTATTCAACAAGCAAGATCAATATTTGCCTGAAGTTCAGCAAACGATTTTGAATCATTTGCGGGAACGGATGACGGGAATTCTTGCGCCTCAAGATGTGATTGCGATCGCAACAAATCCAAAATCATTAAAAATCAGACAACATCGATCGGATGGCACAGTTAAAGAATGGCTCGAAAAACCAGATCCGCAGATTTTGCCATTGCTCGATCGCTTAAATCAAATTCTGTTAAATGAGGGACAGCAACTCGTTTTAAGCAGTTCGCTCAGCAATGTAACGGCGGTTCAAGCTGAAGCGAAAATGGCATTGAATCGAGTGAGACGCGATCGAGCAACGCCGAAAATCGATCAAGCTCAGTGGATTGTGGCGGGAACCGCGTTTGCAAATCCGTTTCCAGCCTTGGATTTGTTAGCGACCGCAGCGATTAATGGACAAATGGTTTACGACCTGAGCAGTTTATATCAGCGCAAATTCACAGTAGAGCAGGCGAAAACGGTTGCGGCAACGATGGCGAGTGTGATGGTGAAATTGGGACTGGTGGAAGTTTCCACACAAGCGATCGCATCGATTCTCAAAACGAACGCGATTACGTTTGTTGCAGGTGGATTGATGCAAGGGGTGAGTGCCGCTTATCTGACGCGGATGGCTGGATTGACGCTGATTGAATACTTTGAAGGGCAGCCGAGCGGAGAGATTAAACAGGACGTGCTGCAACAAGTAATGCAGAAAGTCTTCGAGCAAAATCGGCGTTTGCCCTTCCTGCAAGCGTTTGTAAAGCAGGCAGTCGATCAGTTGGTGAAACCCACGATTCAAGCAAGTTCCACTCCTGCTCCAGAAGTATCTAAGCCGCTGGACGGTTTACCTGCTCCTCAAGAAGCGCCTTTAGAAATTGGTGCAAAACTTGAAGATGCAAAACCGCTTCCACCTTTAGCGGTTCCTGAGCCTGTCTTGGTGACTCATCAAGAACCTGAATTAATCGAAGGAAGAACGTTATAA
- the psbA gene encoding photosystem II q(b) protein has product MTTTLQRRESANLWAQFCNWVTSTENRLYVGWFGVLMIPTLLAATICYIVAFIAAPPVDIDGIREPVAGSLMFGNNIISGAVVPSSNAIGLHFYPIWEAASLDEWLYNGGPYQLVVFHFLIGVFCYMGREWELSYRLGMRPWICVAYSAPVAAATAVFLIYPIGQGSFSDGMPLGISGTFNFMLVFQAEHNILMHPFHMLGVAGVFGGSLFSAMHGSLVTSSLVRETTEAESQNYGYKFGQEEETYNIVAAHGYFGRLIFQYASFNNSRALHFFLGAWPVVGIWMTALGVSTMAFNLNGFNFNQSIIDSQGRVVSTWSDVINRANLGMEVMHERNAHNFPLDLAAGEAAPVALSAPAIHG; this is encoded by the coding sequence ATGACAACCACCTTACAGAGACGCGAAAGCGCCAACCTGTGGGCGCAGTTCTGCAACTGGGTCACCTCCACCGAAAACCGCCTGTACGTAGGCTGGTTCGGCGTGTTGATGATCCCCACCTTGCTCGCTGCTACCATCTGCTACATCGTTGCCTTCATCGCAGCACCCCCCGTGGACATCGACGGCATCCGCGAACCCGTTGCAGGTTCGTTGATGTTCGGTAACAACATCATCTCCGGTGCAGTCGTTCCTTCATCGAACGCAATTGGCTTGCACTTCTACCCGATCTGGGAAGCAGCATCACTCGACGAGTGGCTGTACAACGGTGGACCTTACCAACTGGTCGTGTTCCACTTCCTCATCGGAGTCTTCTGCTACATGGGACGTGAATGGGAACTCTCCTACCGTCTCGGCATGCGTCCTTGGATCTGCGTTGCTTACTCTGCCCCTGTTGCAGCCGCAACCGCAGTCTTCTTGATCTACCCGATCGGACAAGGCTCGTTCTCCGATGGTATGCCCCTCGGAATCTCTGGAACCTTCAACTTCATGTTGGTGTTCCAAGCAGAGCACAACATCTTGATGCACCCCTTCCACATGCTCGGCGTAGCAGGTGTATTCGGCGGCAGCTTGTTCAGTGCAATGCACGGTTCGTTGGTCACCTCCTCGTTGGTTCGTGAAACCACCGAAGCAGAAAGCCAAAACTACGGCTACAAGTTCGGACAAGAAGAAGAGACCTACAACATCGTTGCAGCACACGGCTATTTCGGTCGGTTGATCTTCCAATACGCATCGTTCAACAACTCACGCGCATTGCACTTCTTCTTGGGAGCATGGCCCGTGGTTGGTATCTGGATGACCGCCTTGGGTGTGTCCACGATGGCATTCAACCTGAACGGATTCAACTTCAACCAATCGATCATCGACTCGCAAGGTCGTGTGGTCAGCACCTGGTCTGACGTGATCAACCGTGCGAACTTGGGTATGGAAGTGATGCACGAGCGGAACGCTCACAACTTCCCGCTCGACTTGGCGGCAGGTGAAGCGGCACCGGTTGCACTGAGTGCACCTGCAATCCACGGCTAA
- a CDS encoding helix-turn-helix transcriptional regulator has protein sequence MTVPFFSVPPARHVAWVNVYAQQRSNRRSRRNHSNEGNQGDFSSLSSSEGDFVSQDALWGVLLEAMPLGVMVLASSLQMVYCNEKAKDLCDRLRNEANELPISICQLCQRLIQEDSPEPLIMEYQEQEQFLRLQARWMNLSTPQPLLLVLIEDCHESMRNELAIEQDKYDLTDREAEIWFLLRQKYPYQDISALLNISLNTVKTHVKNIYAKRKNLAKERKIWYSR, from the coding sequence ATGACTGTTCCCTTCTTCTCTGTGCCTCCTGCACGCCATGTCGCCTGGGTCAATGTATACGCTCAACAGCGATCGAATCGTCGCTCTCGCCGCAATCACTCAAACGAAGGAAATCAGGGGGATTTTTCGAGTTTGTCTTCTTCAGAGGGTGATTTTGTGAGTCAAGACGCGCTTTGGGGAGTGTTGCTAGAAGCGATGCCCCTCGGTGTAATGGTATTGGCTTCATCGCTGCAAATGGTTTACTGCAATGAGAAAGCGAAAGATTTGTGCGATCGTTTACGAAATGAAGCGAATGAATTACCAATCAGCATTTGTCAGCTTTGCCAGCGATTGATTCAAGAAGATTCGCCAGAGCCGCTGATTATGGAGTATCAAGAACAAGAGCAGTTCTTGCGCTTACAAGCTCGATGGATGAATTTGTCAACGCCACAGCCGTTACTTCTGGTTTTGATCGAGGATTGTCATGAATCGATGCGGAATGAATTAGCGATCGAGCAAGATAAATATGATTTAACCGATCGAGAAGCCGAAATCTGGTTCTTACTGCGTCAAAAATATCCGTATCAAGATATTTCTGCGTTGCTCAATATCAGCTTGAATACGGTAAAAACGCACGTTAAGAACATCTATGCAAAGCGGAAGAACTTAGCAAAAGAGCGCAAAATTTGGTATTCCAGATAG